Proteins encoded together in one Accipiter gentilis chromosome 16, bAccGen1.1, whole genome shotgun sequence window:
- the MYCN gene encoding N-myc proto-oncogene protein — translation MPGMVSKNPDLEFDSLQPCFYPDEDDFYLCGPDSAPPGEDIWKKFELLPTPPLSPSRAGLQEHPPGGAPVPWGGAALGGCRPADPLDWASELLLLPPEADLWGGSDGGDFFETGLGVTNNLNSIIIQDCMWSGFSAREKLERAVSEKLQGKPPAAAAAAAAAAPPPPPGAAAAAGSPAAASSGRAELGGAVPECVDPAVVFPFPVNKREAAAGRAGAAAGGGAPRGGRPPRPAGDSRASSSSGDDTLSDSDDEDEEEEDEEEEIDVVTVEKRRSSSNKAVTTLTITVRPKNTTFPSVRTQQNELILKRCAPIHQQHNYAAPSPYMESEDAPPQKKLKTEVPRPVKPTIQPKPKSSSPRNSDSEDSERRRNHNILERQRRNDLRSSFLTLRDHVPELVKNEKAAKVVILKKATEYVHSLQAEEQKLLLEKEKLQARQQQLLKKIEYKRTC, via the exons ATGCCAGGAATGGTCAGTAAAAACCCAGACCTCGAGTTCGACTCTTTGCAGCCCTGTTTCTACCCGGACGAAGATGATTTTTATTTGTGCGGGCCGGACTCCGCTCCCCCCGGGGAGGACATCTGGAAAAAGTTTGAGTTGCTGCCCACCCCTCCCCTGTCTCCCAGCCGGGCCGGGCTCCAGGAGCaccccccggggggggccccgGTGCCGTGGGGAGGGGCGGCCTTGGGGGGCTGCCGCCCCGCCGACCCCCTGGACTGGGCGTcggagctgctcctgctgccccccGAGGCCGACCTGTGGGGCGGCTCGGACGGCGGGGACTTCTTCGAGACGGGCCTCGGCGTGACCAACAACCTCAACTCCATCATCATCCAGGACTGCATGTGGAGCGGCTTCTCCGCCCGCGAGAAGCTGGAGCGGGCGGTCAGCGAGAAGCTGCAGGGCaagccgcccgccgccgccgccgccgccgccgccgccgccccgccgccgcccccgggggccgccgccgccgcgggcagccccgccgccgcctccagcgGCCGCGCGGAGCTGGGCGGCGCCGTGCCCGAGTGCGTGGACCCGGCCGTGGTCTTCCCCTTCCCCGTCAACaagcgggaggcggcggcgggccgcgccggggcggcggcgggcggcggggctccgcggggcggccgcccgccgcgccccgccggggACAGCCgggccagcagcagctccggggACGACACCCTCAGCGACTCGG ATGacgaggatgaggaggaagaggatgaagaagaagaaatagatGTTGTGACTGTGGAGAAAAGACGCTCCTCCTCCAACAAGGCTGTTACCACCCTTACTATTACAGTGCGTCCTAAAAATACCACTTTTCCATCGGTCAGGACACAGCAGAACGAACTGATTTTAAAGCGTTGCGCACCAATTCACCAGCAGCATAATTATGCCGCTCCTTCTCCATACATGGAGAGTGAAGATGCTCCACCGCAGAAGAAGTTAAAAACCGAGGTGCCCCGTCCAGTAAAACCCACGATCCAACCAAAGCCTAAGAGTTCAAGTCCTCGAAACTCTGATTCAGAGGATAGTGAACGTCGACGTAACCATAATATCCTGGAGCGTCAACGGCGCAATGATCTACGGTCAAGTTTCCTAACGCTAAGGGACCATGTTCCAGAACTGGTTAAAAATGAGAAAGCTGCAAAAGTTGTGATCTTGAAAAAAGCCACTGAATATGTTCATTCCCTtcaggcagaggagcagaagttactgctagaaaaggaaaaattgcaagCCAGACAACAACAATTGCTAAAGAAAATAGAATACAAGCGGACTTGctaa